Proteins encoded in a region of the Onychostoma macrolepis isolate SWU-2019 chromosome 20, ASM1243209v1, whole genome shotgun sequence genome:
- the LOC131526959 gene encoding LOW QUALITY PROTEIN: uncharacterized protein LOC131526959 (The sequence of the model RefSeq protein was modified relative to this genomic sequence to represent the inferred CDS: inserted 1 base in 1 codon): MEGAYLELQALRIFISVLGGVGNTILIVSILQTPRLKSFEIFLLGLSVANLEEIVIVDIYDILLLRSSRRISVWSCRGLKFLTIFGEISSILFTVLISIYRYQKLRDVQTRVNLPVFMDGLRSAVVLXVFCGAVALLFSLPTLLINLDWSHPNSSSLGCPVDFFQCSLTRCPILNRVYKYSFILVCNLLPLLIVTLTSTMIVRILVVQQKRVRAQQAPSTVTTQQRPRRSSFQRSTLSILMAMTLFQLNWTVYLILHLAFDQDSFPLWSETEFFITTFYTAVSPYIYGFGNNLFNIKRFISTASN, encoded by the exons ATGGAGGGCGCTTACCTGGAGCTTCAGGCTCTGAGGATCTTCATCTCCGTCCTCGGCGGCGTAGGAAACACGATCCTGATCGTCTCCATCCTTCAAACGCCTCGCCTCAAGTCCTTCGAGATCTTTCTCCTCGGGCTCTCCGTGGCTAATCTGGAGGAGATCGTGATCGTGGACATCTACGACATCTTGCTCTTGCGCTCGTCTCGCAGGATAAGCGTCTGGAGCTGCAGAGGCCTGAAGTTCCTCACCATCTTCGGGGAGATCTCCAGCATCCTCTTCACGGTCCTCATCAGCATCTACCGCTATCAGAAGCTGCGAGACGTCCAGACGCGGGTCAACCTTCCCGTCTTCATGGACGGCCTGCGCTCGGCCGTGGTTC CGGTGTTCTGCGGCGCGGTGGCTCTTCTCTTCAGCTTGCCCACGCTCCTCATTAACCTGGACTGGAGTCACCCGAACTCCTCGTCTCTGGGCTGTCCGGTCGATTTCTTCCAGTGCTCGTTAACCAGATGCCCGATTCTCAACCGCGTTTACAAGTACTCCTTCATTCTGGTGTGCAACCTTCTCCCGCTGCTGATCGTCACGCTAACGAGCACCATGATCGTCAGGATTTTAGTCGTCCAGCAGAAAAGGGTCAGGGCCCAGCAGGCCCCGAGCACTGTGACGACCCAGCAGCGGCCCCGGAGATCATCTTTCCAGCGCAGCACGCTGTCCATCCTGATGGCCATGACGCTGTTCCAGCTCAACTGGACCGTCTATCTGATCCTTCACCTGGCCTTTGACCAGGACTCCTTCCCTCTGTGGTCAGAGACGGAGTTCTTCATCACCACCTTTTACACCGCGGTCAGCCCGTACATCTATGGATTCGGCAACAACCTGTTCAACATCAAGCGCTTCATTAGTACAGCTTCTAATTAG